Proteins encoded in a region of the Orcinus orca chromosome X, mOrcOrc1.1, whole genome shotgun sequence genome:
- the SLC25A5 gene encoding ADP/ATP translocase 2 encodes MTDAAVSFAKDFLAGGVAAAISKTAVAPIERVKLLLQVQHASKQITADKQYKGIIDCVVRIPKEQGVLSFWRGNLANVIRYFPTQALNFAFKDKYKQIFLGGVDKRTQFWRYFAGNLASGGAAGATSLCFVYPLDFARTRLAADVGKAGAEREFRGLGDCLVKIYKSDGIKGLYQGFNVSVQGIIIYRAAYFGIYDTAKGMLPDPKNTHIFISWMIAQSVTAVAGLTSYPFDTVRRRMMMQSGRKGTDIMYTGTLDCWRKIARDEGAKAFFKGAWSNVLRGMGGAFVLVLYDEIKKFT; translated from the exons aTGACAGATGCCGCCGTGTCCTTCGCCAAGGACTTCCTGGCAGGTGGAGTGGCCGCGGCCATCTCCAAGACCGCCGTAGCGCCCATCGAGCGGGTCAAGCTGCTGCTGCAG GTGCAGCATGCCAGCAAGCAAATCACTGCAGATAAGCAATACAAGGGCATCATAGACTGCGTGGTTCGTATCCCCAAGGAGCAGGGAGTCCTGTCCTTCTGGCGTGGTAACCTGGCCAATGTCATCAGATACTTCCCCACCCAGGCTCTCAACTTTGCCTTCAAAGATAAATACAAGCAGATCTTCCTGGGTGGTGTGGACAAGAGGACCCAGTTTTGGCGCTACTTCGCAGGGAATCTGGCATCAGGTGGCGCTGCCGGGGCCACATCGTTGTGTTTTGTGTACCCTCTTGACTTTGCCCGTACTCGTCTAGCAGCCGACGTGGGCAAAGCTGGAGCTGAAAGGGAATTCAGAGGCCTTGGTGACTGCCTGGTTAAGATCTACAAATCTGACGGGATTAAGGGCCTGTACCAAGGCTTTAACGTGTCTGTGCAGGGTATTATCATCTACCGAGCTGCCTACTTCGGTATCTATGACACTGCGAAGG GAATGCTTCCAGATCCCAAGAATACGCATATCTTCATCAGCTGGATGATCGCACAGTCCGTCACAGCGGTTGCTGGGTTGACTTCCTATCCGTTTGACACAGTGCGTCGCCGCATGATGATGCAGTCAGGGCGCAAAGGAA CGGATATCATGTACACAGGCACACTTGACTGCTGGAGGAAGATTGCTCGTGACGAAGGAGCCAAAGCCTTTTTCAAGGGCGCGTGGTCCAATGTCCTCAGAGGCATGGGTGGTGCTTTTGTGCTTGTCTTGTATGATGAAATCAAGAAGTTCACATAA